A single genomic interval of Megalobrama amblycephala isolate DHTTF-2021 linkage group LG17, ASM1881202v1, whole genome shotgun sequence harbors:
- the amer3 gene encoding uncharacterized protein amer3 codes for MELSKSEDTSDDSKRSSKAHGRSKWHEEHKSHNTPNNGFVNTHSTDESTSSLLVPDTLDILSQAVSGTLSEGHERRHGSVKRSRTHDCVRGMGLQQDKSSGYKDGTNWRHHHKLVTSVSFSGFEAPLRLLCENRDTSGSSREIIDYRNLTPQVPFVPCIAKSIPKKRISLRKPRKAINDLFVHKRHKHEKATSPSTPYHVAGENVPTLKRTRKTVRHREYTTARSRYNDDLSETPSDSSSECCAYVCEDAASLKSFGSQAGCGEIFADDLVSPEGMFNPEHDKVACEAPRPSPTTASFQGGKECLASPAHAEVLDMFGLWETLNRTLHLGNSSKVTEHATKSTTPIMKSPSTSNSEDVTANSPQSVEPEIRELNTDMVTPKSDNQGNTSDEGYCDYVSPGFEDRSRSSLTPVHSNKFPGDTYSGDALYELFCDPSEAEITPIFDDEIDLTDSIVDQCSDYPLSMYSFHVGAEENLAPPLARDYVGRELLESKWMGKDCLLKLCDTEISLAMGIVNWLKHRSDKSNPTELRSSQSSGEETGDLCLSCKTQPERVRKPPRGARTVNNRGDTVHFKERSQQSVVVLPSKYDANTVMSTLASPESQPKTPTSGVCFRIFNVDSPMTPGGDLQSPVVSSPGSGTRSLFVLAINKESLCESCKSSLKNGAKDLHLCRSCMSLIEHIKTSDLWARVSLPRFTLTPQPITRDLLSPASTCGIGSDISIASLVEQCASQLSSMKINFTQTRSSCEIRDVPVPEHGVKRNKGHSQKYLKSKHKKRPVATTERASHARHRLSRSSFSEDVKPSLLETEGLGFVTTNASNNLVLETYGSCAVESGDTDISQATRPTSLPLMTSASSEFPCGEDHHIHHLKKTEEGNPAKKKHGLRHRKKSAVKSEGLCSVFPGDRKVERRCRMKK; via the coding sequence ATGGAGCTATCAAAGAGTGAAGATACTTCAGACGATTCAAAGAGGTCAAGTAAGGCACATGGCCGAAGTAAATGGCATGAAGAGCACAAATCTCACAACACCCCGAATAATGGATTTGTGAATACACACAGTACTGATGAAAGCACATCCTCACTGCTTGTGCCAGACACTCTGGACATACTCTCTCAAGCTGTTAGTGGCACACTGTCAGAAGGTCATGAACGGCGCCACGGCTCTGTTAAAAGGAGCAGAACCCATGACTGTGTGAGAGGAATGGGACTGCAGCAAGATAAGAGTTCTGGATACAAAGATGGGACCAACTGGCGCCATCACCATAAGTTGGTGACCAGCGTCAGCTTTTCAGGATTCGAGGCGCCTCTAAGGTTGCTTTGTGAGAATCGGGATACATCTGGCAGCAGTCGTGAAATCATTGATTACCGTAACCTAACACCTCAAGTGCCCTTTGTGCCCTGCATAGCCAAATCCATTCCTAAAAAAAGGATCTCCCTGAGGAAACCTAGGAAGGCCATTAACGATTTGTTTGTCCACAAAAGACACAAACATGAGAAAGCTACTTCACCGAGTACACCATACCACGTTGCAGGTGAAAATGTTCCAACACTGAAACGGACGAGGAAGACTGTAAGACACAGAGAATATACCACTGCAAGAAGCAGGTATAACGATGACCTCAGTGAGACTCCCTCCGATTCTTCCAGTGAATGTTGTGCTTATGTCTGTGAGGATGCTGCCTCATTAAAAAGCTTTGGATCTCAGGCTGGTTGTGGTGAGATATTTGCTGATGATCTTGTATCTCCTGAGGGCATGTTTAACCCTGAGCATGACAAAGTTGCCTGTGAAGCTCCGAGGCCAAGCCCTACTACTGCAAGTTTCCAGGGAGGTAAGGAGTGTTTGGCCTCTCCAGCTCATGCTGAGGTCCTGGACATGTTTGGGTTGTGGGAAACCCTAAACAGAACTTTGCATTTGGGGAACAGCTCAAAAGTAACGGAACATGCAACAAAATCCACAACACCTATCATGAAATCTCCTTCCACATCCAACTCTGAAGATGTAACAGCAAATTCACCACAATCTGTAGAGCCTGAGATCAGGGAACTTAATACTGACATGGTAACACCTAAAAGTGACAACCAAGGGAACACTAGTGATGAGGGCTACTGTGATTATGTCTCTCCTGGTTTTGAGGACCGCAGCAGAAGTTCCCTCACTCCAGTGCATTCCAACAAGTTCCCTGGGGACACGTACAGTGGAGATGCTCTTTATGAGCTATTCTGTGACCCCAGCGAGGCAGAAATTACCCCGATCTTTGATGATGAGATCGACCTAACAGACAGCATTGTTGACCAGTGCAGTGATTATCCATTATCCATGTACAGCTTCCATGTTGGGGCAGAGGAAAATCTTGCCCCACCTTTAGCTCGGGACTACGTTGGTCGAGAACTCCTGGAAAGTAAATGGATGGGAAAGGATTGCTTACTAAAGCTTTGTGACACTGAGATATCTCTGGCTATGGGTATAGTTAATTGGCTTAAGCATAGGTCAGACAAAAGCAACCCAACAGAACTGAGATCTTCACAGAGTAGTGGAGAAGAAACGGGAGATTTATGTCTAAGTTGTAAAACCCAGCCAGAAAGGGTTAGAAAACCACCAAGAGGAGCAAGAACTGTTAATAATAGAGGAGATACAGTTCATTTTAAAGAGAGAAGTCAGCAAAGTGTTGTCGTTCTGCCTTCAAAATATGATGCTAACACAGTGATGTCAACCTTGGCTTCTCCAGAGAGTCAACCCAAGACCCCAACGAGTGGTGTGTGTTTCAGAATATTCAATGTCGACTCTCCAATGACTCCAGGTGGAGATTTGCAGTCCCCTGTGGTAAGCTCCCCTGGCTCTGGGACAAGGTCTTTGTTTGTGTTGGCCATAAACAAGGAATCTCTTTGTGAATCTTGCAAGAGTTCCCTGAAAAACGGAGCTAAAGATCTGCACCTGTGCCGTTCTTGTATGTCCCTCATTGAGCACATCAAGACTTCAGACCTTTGGGCCCGTGTCAGTCTTCCCAGGTTCACTTTAACTCCACAGCCAATAACCAGAGATCTACTATCCCCAGCAAGCACCTGCGGGATAGGAAGTGACATCAGCATAGCTTCCCTTGTTGAGCAGTGTGCTAGTCAGTTGTCTTCTATGAAGATCAACTTTACCCAAACTCGCTCAAGCTGTGAGATAAGAGATGTCCCTGTACCTGAGCATGGGGTAAAAAGGAACAAAGGACACTCTCAAAAATACCTTAAGTCAAAACACAAGAAAAGGCCAGTGGCAACTACCGAGAGAGCCTCGCATGCTAGACATCGCTTGAGTAGGTCTAGCTTTTCTGAAGATGTGAAACCTTCCCTTTTGGAGACTGAGGGACTTGGCTTTGTCACTACTAACGCTTCCAATAATTTGGTGTTGGAAACGTACGGTTCATGTGCTGTTGAATCTGGTGACACAGACATATCTCAAGCTACCAGGCCTACATCTCTTCCTCTCATGACCTCTGCCTCTTCTGAGTTTCCTTGCGGAGAGGACCACCACATCCACCATTTGAAAAAGACGGAAGAGGGAAACCCAGCCAAAAAGAAGCATGGGTTACGTCATCGCAAGAAGTCTGCTGTGAAAAGTGAGGGATTATGCAGTGTCTTTCCAGGGGATAGGAAAGTAGAACGCAGATgcaggatgaagaagtaa